A region from the Sandaracinus amylolyticus genome encodes:
- the glp gene encoding gephyrin-like molybdotransferase Glp, which translates to MLSIADALESILASIPTLGAERVSLDDALGRVLAAPVFARHDAPPFDASAMDGWAVRTADLASASDAAPIALEPRGESRAGGEWPEAITARTTMRIFTGAPVPEGADAVVMQEDVDAYDGAVRFRRVPAPGAHVRARGEDLAVGAEILALGARIGAGETALLASQGVTSVDVLRAPRVAVLVNGDELRDPGEPARPGSIFDSNGPTIAAAVREAGGVAIRIPRAPDELEALTARVREGLRADALVVCGGVSVGDHDLVHLALAAAGVEARFWKVAMKPGKPLTFGLAATTPVFGLPGNPVSAWVTFELFVRPALRRMMGDPRPFRRVIDVELGHAHRRSTGRVELARARLEWRDGRAIASIGAKQGSGSTQSIANVDALLILPADVGTIEQGARLRAMLLRDASDASPFA; encoded by the coding sequence GTGCTCTCCATCGCAGACGCGCTCGAGTCGATCCTCGCTTCGATCCCGACGCTCGGCGCCGAGCGCGTCTCGCTCGACGATGCGCTCGGTCGGGTGCTCGCCGCGCCCGTCTTCGCGCGCCACGACGCGCCGCCCTTCGACGCGAGCGCGATGGACGGCTGGGCGGTGCGCACCGCCGATCTCGCGAGCGCGAGCGATGCCGCGCCGATCGCGCTCGAACCGCGCGGCGAGTCACGCGCGGGCGGCGAATGGCCCGAGGCGATCACGGCGCGCACCACGATGCGCATCTTCACCGGTGCGCCCGTGCCCGAGGGCGCCGACGCGGTGGTCATGCAGGAGGACGTCGACGCGTATGACGGCGCCGTGCGCTTCCGCCGTGTGCCTGCGCCCGGCGCGCACGTGCGCGCGCGGGGAGAGGACCTCGCGGTCGGCGCGGAGATTCTGGCACTCGGTGCCAGAATCGGCGCGGGTGAGACCGCGCTGCTCGCGAGCCAGGGCGTGACGAGCGTCGACGTGCTGCGCGCGCCGCGCGTCGCGGTGCTGGTCAACGGTGACGAGCTGCGCGACCCCGGTGAGCCCGCGCGCCCGGGCTCGATCTTCGACTCGAACGGGCCGACGATCGCGGCCGCCGTGCGCGAGGCAGGCGGCGTCGCGATCCGCATCCCGCGCGCGCCCGACGAGCTCGAGGCGCTCACCGCACGCGTTCGTGAAGGGCTGCGCGCCGACGCGCTCGTGGTGTGCGGCGGCGTGTCGGTCGGCGATCACGATCTCGTGCACCTCGCGCTCGCCGCCGCGGGCGTGGAGGCGCGCTTCTGGAAGGTCGCGATGAAGCCCGGCAAGCCGCTCACGTTCGGGCTCGCAGCCACGACGCCGGTGTTCGGACTGCCCGGCAACCCGGTGAGCGCGTGGGTCACGTTCGAGCTCTTCGTGCGACCCGCGTTGCGCCGGATGATGGGCGATCCGCGCCCGTTCCGTCGCGTGATCGACGTCGAGCTCGGGCACGCGCATCGACGCTCGACCGGTCGCGTGGAGCTCGCCCGCGCGCGGCTCGAGTGGCGTGATGGGCGCGCGATCGCGTCGATCGGGGCGAAGCAGGGCTCGGGGTCGACGCAGTCGATCGCGAACGTGGACGCGCTGCTGATCCTGCCCGCCGACGTCGGCACGATCGAGCAGGGCGCGCGCCTGCGCGCGATGCTGCTGCGCGACGCGTCGGACGCGAGCCCGTTCGCGTGA
- a CDS encoding LysM peptidoglycan-binding domain-containing protein, protein MRRALGLVCLLALAGAPLWSARARAQEAEPAEEAIPGVEGEESPELRALRLAELEIFGRDQAIVEITPQMPRPVRLSVPDALTSDAPIAGVDTGATGRARDLSWLEGLTLPDIPVRWDERVIRYLEFFRDDPRGQQLIRSWMRRLDRFGPTIRRTLREQGLPEDLIYVAMIESGFDPRARSGAGAVGLWQFVSRTGAEYGLTQDHWVDMRMDPEASTGAGARYLGALQRRFGTWELAFAAYNMGYGALLRSIRKYDTNDYWELSHLEAALPFETSLYVAKVMACAIVGRNPERFGVGDIVREDPIAIDVVEVPGGTSLGPIARAAGTTVEEMHRLNPAFRRDRCPPGSERVAVRIPGGTRSAFERAWARIRPSDPVERSYVVRFGEDLATIARRHGVTERELREMNELAEEDRVGVGLAIVVPATTVRASERASEPPVIAIPPGTFEYADRRRVFYRVQRSDQLREIARFFGVTLDEVRQWNAIDPRAALQEGMFLQLFVPTRIDLGRAIVMSAEEVRTIVIGSEEFYEHHVRQDGRVRLRYRVRTGDTLSEIAERFGLSTGSMARINQIAREATLRVGQELVVYCEPGRVPAEMRDQISSEPVVARAEPHAETEEAEAEETEAQEPEAEAPDAEIEASAEPDPAG, encoded by the coding sequence ATGCGACGGGCCCTCGGACTCGTGTGCCTGCTCGCGCTCGCGGGCGCTCCGCTGTGGTCGGCGCGCGCGCGAGCGCAGGAGGCGGAGCCAGCGGAGGAGGCGATCCCCGGCGTCGAGGGCGAGGAGTCGCCCGAGCTGCGCGCGCTGCGCCTCGCCGAGCTCGAGATCTTCGGGCGCGACCAGGCGATCGTGGAGATCACGCCGCAGATGCCGCGCCCCGTGCGGCTGAGCGTGCCCGACGCGCTGACGAGCGACGCGCCGATCGCCGGCGTCGACACGGGCGCGACCGGTCGCGCGCGCGATCTCTCGTGGCTCGAAGGGCTCACGCTGCCGGACATCCCGGTGCGCTGGGACGAGCGCGTGATCCGCTACCTCGAGTTCTTCCGCGACGACCCGCGCGGACAGCAGCTCATCCGGAGCTGGATGCGTCGGCTCGATCGCTTCGGGCCGACGATCCGTCGCACGCTGCGCGAGCAGGGCCTGCCCGAGGATCTGATCTACGTCGCGATGATCGAGAGCGGCTTCGATCCGCGCGCGCGCTCGGGCGCGGGCGCGGTCGGGCTCTGGCAGTTCGTGTCGCGCACCGGCGCGGAGTACGGGCTCACCCAGGATCACTGGGTCGACATGCGCATGGATCCCGAGGCGTCGACGGGCGCGGGCGCGCGTTATCTCGGCGCGCTGCAGCGTCGCTTCGGCACGTGGGAGCTCGCGTTCGCCGCGTACAACATGGGCTACGGCGCGCTGCTGCGATCGATCCGGAAGTACGACACGAACGACTACTGGGAGCTCTCGCACCTCGAGGCCGCCCTGCCCTTCGAGACGTCGCTCTACGTCGCGAAGGTGATGGCGTGCGCGATCGTGGGGCGGAACCCCGAGCGCTTCGGGGTCGGCGACATCGTGCGCGAAGATCCGATCGCGATCGACGTGGTCGAGGTGCCCGGTGGGACTTCGCTCGGGCCGATCGCGCGCGCCGCGGGCACGACCGTCGAGGAGATGCATCGCCTGAACCCCGCGTTTCGTCGCGACCGCTGTCCGCCGGGCAGCGAGCGCGTCGCGGTGCGCATCCCGGGCGGAACCCGCAGCGCGTTCGAGCGCGCGTGGGCGCGCATCCGTCCGAGCGATCCCGTCGAGCGCAGCTACGTCGTGCGCTTCGGCGAGGACCTCGCGACGATCGCGCGGCGCCACGGCGTGACCGAGCGCGAGCTGCGCGAGATGAACGAGCTCGCGGAGGAGGATCGCGTCGGCGTCGGGCTCGCGATCGTGGTGCCCGCCACCACGGTGCGCGCGAGCGAGCGCGCGAGCGAGCCGCCGGTGATCGCGATCCCGCCGGGCACGTTCGAGTACGCCGATCGACGGCGCGTGTTCTATCGCGTGCAGCGCAGCGATCAGCTGCGCGAGATCGCGCGCTTCTTCGGCGTGACGCTCGACGAAGTGCGGCAGTGGAACGCGATCGATCCGCGCGCTGCGCTGCAGGAGGGCATGTTCCTGCAGCTCTTCGTGCCGACGCGCATCGACCTCGGTCGCGCGATCGTGATGAGCGCCGAAGAGGTGCGAACGATCGTGATCGGGAGCGAAGAGTTCTACGAGCACCACGTGCGCCAGGACGGGCGCGTGCGGCTCCGCTATCGCGTGCGCACCGGCGACACGCTCTCGGAGATCGCGGAGCGCTTCGGGCTCTCGACGGGATCGATGGCGCGCATCAACCAGATCGCGCGCGAGGCGACGCTGCGCGTCGGGCAGGAGCTCGTCGTGTACTGCGAGCCGGGGCGCGTGCCCGCGGAGATGCGCGATCAGATCTCGAGCGAGCCCGTCGTGGCGCGCGCCGAGCCCCACGCGGAGACCGAAGAGGCCGAGGCCGAAGAGACCGAAGCGCAGGAGCCCGAGGCCGAAGCGCCCGACGCCGAGATCGAAGCGTCCGCGGAGCCCGATCCCGCGGGCTAG
- a CDS encoding SMI1/KNR4 family protein, which yields MHRGVREFVRWMEDHREQTGLALQPPAQARDIQAIEHHVGSPLPADLRLVLGRFNGAVTPAGTLLTAAPGPGATIEAALKEVASQRAASFLDPDLLLPFHRTEHGTVLAFDRSAAPVADTWPIVDYDPDSGEVRLVHRTFDGWCRLCVNEWTTESGTPFDLDKYLRQGQRHVEIEPDVSIAHVTVGHALRRAGRPEEALASYLRGARCVPAIPWADWEALKIASILGDLDAIAESGGRLAKRTPEQVWEQRGTTPSRVAYVIARALPTVPEGKQRESLMRALDNLEPQSRDPEDRSARDAILAAARSGEILIPQPWPAQETAIPTQADVDAWWAAMVAGYQSGQLRDDDLVLDPTYDALRATHSIADLLRIRRDFG from the coding sequence ATGCATCGGGGAGTGCGAGAGTTCGTGCGCTGGATGGAGGATCACCGCGAGCAGACGGGGCTCGCGCTGCAGCCGCCCGCGCAGGCGCGAGACATCCAAGCCATCGAGCACCACGTGGGCTCGCCGCTCCCCGCGGACCTCCGGCTCGTGCTCGGTCGCTTCAACGGCGCGGTCACGCCCGCGGGCACGCTGCTCACCGCGGCGCCCGGGCCCGGCGCGACGATCGAGGCCGCGCTCAAGGAGGTCGCGTCGCAGCGCGCCGCGTCGTTCCTCGATCCCGATCTGCTGCTGCCCTTCCATCGCACCGAGCACGGCACCGTGCTCGCGTTCGATCGCAGCGCCGCGCCGGTCGCGGACACGTGGCCGATCGTCGACTACGACCCCGACAGCGGCGAGGTGCGGCTCGTCCATCGCACGTTCGATGGTTGGTGCCGGCTCTGCGTGAACGAGTGGACGACCGAGAGCGGCACGCCGTTCGATCTCGACAAGTACCTGCGGCAGGGCCAGCGGCACGTGGAGATCGAGCCCGACGTGTCGATCGCGCACGTGACGGTCGGGCATGCGCTCCGTCGTGCGGGTCGTCCCGAGGAGGCGCTCGCGTCGTACCTGCGCGGCGCGCGCTGCGTGCCCGCGATCCCGTGGGCCGACTGGGAGGCGCTGAAGATCGCGTCGATCCTGGGCGACCTCGACGCGATCGCGGAGAGCGGAGGGCGCCTCGCGAAGCGCACGCCCGAGCAGGTCTGGGAGCAGCGCGGGACGACGCCTTCGCGCGTCGCGTACGTCATCGCGCGCGCGCTCCCGACGGTGCCGGAAGGCAAGCAGCGCGAGTCGCTGATGCGCGCGCTCGACAACCTCGAGCCGCAGTCGCGTGACCCCGAGGATCGCAGCGCGCGCGACGCGATCCTCGCAGCGGCGCGGAGCGGCGAGATCCTGATACCGCAGCCGTGGCCCGCGCAGGAGACCGCGATCCCCACGCAGGCCGACGTCGATGCGTGGTGGGCTGCGATGGTCGCGGGCTACCAGTCGGGCCAGCTGCGCGACGACGACCTCGTGCTCGATCCGACGTACGACGCGCTGCGCGCGACGCACTCGATCGCGGATCTGCTCCGCATCCGTCGCGACTTCGGCTGA
- a CDS encoding phage holin family protein → MSLIISWVALTLSFWVASLLLPGFKIKGGVGSHLVVSAVFGTLSFFLGWVLYTAIGIGTLGIGFLLSFLTRLVVATILLLATDKLSKRLSIDKASTAFLAALITSVIGTGVEAVLHRVF, encoded by the coding sequence TCGTGGGTGGCGCTGACGCTGTCGTTCTGGGTCGCCTCGCTGCTGCTGCCGGGCTTCAAGATCAAGGGCGGCGTCGGGAGCCATCTGGTCGTGTCCGCCGTGTTCGGCACGCTCAGCTTCTTCCTCGGCTGGGTGCTCTACACGGCGATCGGGATCGGAACGCTGGGCATCGGCTTCCTGCTCTCGTTCCTCACGCGGCTCGTCGTCGCGACGATCCTGCTGCTCGCGACCGACAAGCTCAGCAAGCGCCTGTCGATCGACAAGGCGAGCACCGCGTTCCTCGCCGCGCTGATCACGTCGGTGATCGGCACGGGCGTGGAAGCGGTGCTGCACCGCGTCTTCTGA